One window of Sphingobacteriales bacterium genomic DNA carries:
- the gldE gene encoding gliding motility-associated protein GldE yields the protein MDSSSADSAPPLIWLLNQFAADVVHNIWLFLVTFPVLNSDINFLAIAFALSVVIGLIFLSGIMSGSEIAFFSLTEKQLNFLRKQETPAGKRILHLIHYPNYLLATILIANNLVNISIVLISNYIIGTVFYIPEDQRLVGFIVNTVLVTFVLVLLGELTPKIYANFNNLRLAIFTSLPLSIAYYLLHPFSRLLAFSTEALEKRAEHLRKNFIGQEEIHQAIDIVAQAGNEGEPELKDMDMLKRIVALRNTMVKQIKRPRVDVFAIDQATPFTQVRELTIREGYSRIPVYADDMDHITGILYAKDLLEYLEEDDDFDWKTLLKEPFFVPENKRIYELLKEMQLEHTHLAIVVDEYGGTSGLITLEDILEEIVGDIKDEFDQDEEEIDIEFIPPNSYRVDGHILLLDLCKALKLDRDTFTEVKGEANSLAGMLFEISGKFLKKDDTLSYRNFKFTVLEIDDTNIEKVQIDFVKQD from the coding sequence TTGGACAGTAGTAGTGCTGATAGTGCCCCTCCTCTCATATGGCTGCTTAATCAATTTGCAGCAGATGTAGTGCATAACATTTGGTTATTCCTGGTTACTTTTCCCGTACTCAATTCAGATATTAACTTCCTGGCAATCGCTTTTGCACTGAGCGTTGTCATAGGCTTAATTTTTCTTTCCGGCATCATGTCCGGTTCTGAAATTGCTTTTTTCTCATTGACTGAAAAACAGTTGAATTTTTTACGTAAACAGGAAACCCCTGCCGGCAAAAGAATTTTACACCTGATTCATTACCCTAATTATCTGTTGGCAACAATCCTGATTGCCAATAATTTAGTCAATATTTCCATTGTACTGATATCAAACTATATCATCGGAACTGTTTTTTATATTCCCGAAGACCAACGCCTCGTCGGGTTTATCGTGAATACGGTATTGGTAACCTTTGTTTTGGTTTTATTGGGCGAACTGACACCCAAAATCTACGCTAATTTTAACAATCTCAGGTTGGCAATTTTCACATCTCTCCCACTTTCAATTGCCTATTATCTGCTTCACCCTTTTAGCCGATTGTTAGCCTTCTCTACCGAAGCGCTCGAAAAACGCGCAGAACATTTGCGAAAAAATTTTATAGGTCAGGAAGAAATCCATCAGGCTATAGATATTGTTGCTCAAGCCGGTAACGAAGGGGAACCCGAGCTGAAGGATATGGATATGTTGAAACGCATTGTAGCTCTCAGAAATACAATGGTAAAGCAAATTAAACGCCCGAGGGTTGATGTGTTTGCCATTGATCAGGCTACCCCTTTTACTCAGGTAAGGGAGTTGACTATCCGTGAAGGATATTCAAGGATTCCTGTATATGCGGATGATATGGACCATATCACCGGCATTTTGTATGCTAAAGATCTGCTCGAATATCTTGAAGAAGATGATGATTTTGACTGGAAAACCTTGTTAAAAGAACCCTTTTTTGTTCCCGAAAACAAGCGCATTTATGAACTACTGAAGGAAATGCAGTTGGAACATACCCATTTGGCTATTGTAGTTGACGAATATGGCGGCACTTCGGGATTAATTACTTTGGAAGATATTCTCGAAGAAATAGTAGGAGATATCAAGGACGAATTTGATCAGGATGAAGAAGAAATTGATATTGAGTTTATCCCTCCAAACTCTTACCGTGTTGACGGACATATTTTACTGCTTGATTTGTGCAAAGCATTGAAATTGGACCGGGATACCTTTACTGAGGTGAAGGGCGAGGCAAATTCTTTGGCCGGTATGTTGTTCGAAATTTCAGGGAAATTTTTAAAAAAGGACGACACTCTGTCTTACCGCAACTTTAAATTTACCGTATTAGAAATAGATGATACCAATATTGAAAAAGTACAAATAGATTTTGTTAAGCAAGATTAG